In the genome of Bacillus thuringiensis, the window ACCACTTCAATTTCTTCTTCACCTTTATACAAACGAATTTTCGCTGTATTTGGGTGAGGTGCATTGGCATCTTCTTCAATGAATTCCACTTCAATTCCGCGCTCTTTTGCTATTTCTAGCGCCTCTGGAATACGTAAGTCATCTGTTTCAAATCCTAATATTCCACCGATTAGTGCTACATCCGTACCATGCCCTCGATACGTCTTTGCAAATGATCCATATAACGAAATGCTTACTCTTTCTGGTTCATGACGAAACAGCTGGCGAGCAACTTGCCCCATTCTTGCCGCGCCTGCTGTATGTGAACTTGATGGTCCAATCATAACTGGACCGATAATATCAAATACTGAGCGATACTTCATCATAACTCCCCCTAAACCTCTATGCAAAAATTTATTCTACTATTCTATTAACCTGCTACATCTGTCGCTTTTCCAGTTGTAC includes:
- the sdaAB gene encoding L-serine ammonia-lyase, iron-sulfur-dependent subunit beta, which encodes MKYRSVFDIIGPVMIGPSSSHTAGAARMGQVARQLFRHEPERVSISLYGSFAKTYRGHGTDVALIGGILGFETDDLRIPEALEIAKERGIEVEFIEEDANAPHPNTAKIRLYKGEEEIEVVACSIGGGKIEVVELNGFDLQLSGTSPALLIVNNDRFGAIAAVASILATNEINISTMSVSRKEKGRRALMVIETDELLADEVIEEIKAQQNICQVTIMD